The following proteins are co-located in the Heliorestis convoluta genome:
- a CDS encoding phosphoenolpyruvate carboxykinase has translation MIKSKVFNSKAIIRIKNGLCETTEDIFSSHFFKDVIRLCINDLQAKQSPLLGIFGDKTIDEQNIDLLIEALRHLSKMPIKAVTAVVDDSEVFFRDSTLLAHFVQYLYDFWIGFERFTICEAEGEIFDKRLSNQFSRSVDRLNGLIQKAYQDIEDNISMNYVRIHRQVIAGGDISAVGMRKEIPYPELYKDLNRIQIIRKVLLYPPLVLDPSMNKRTGQFIKIDQNPMKHCQLNPDEWLCYPAKVGPLLINIYFHETFIDLGLSLCNLFDLANPEELKRKPDAVYLFGVPDDSLDGLASFPTVFYDDEENDMLVAAIPNRQQFGYFGYLKKMVLTLHNIKMMKQGKWPFHGALVRITLKDGKSATILMIGDTGAGKSETLEAFRVIGGEEIGEMLIIADDMGSLQIDEQEGILGYGTEIGAFLRIDDLQSGYAFGQLHRSIIMSAGRVNARIVIPVTDFKSVISGHQIDFILYCNNYDEVDEDRPLLEPFSTAEEALDVFRKGAVMSKGTTTSSGLVYNYFGNIFGPVQYKKMHDELAEKYFAAFFEKGVYVGQLRTRLGLPGWEFKGPEEAARELAKQIRNR, from the coding sequence ATGATTAAGAGCAAAGTCTTCAATAGCAAGGCTATTATTCGCATTAAAAATGGCCTTTGCGAAACGACCGAAGACATTTTCTCCAGCCATTTCTTTAAGGATGTTATTCGGCTTTGTATCAATGATCTACAAGCCAAACAATCTCCTTTGCTGGGAATCTTCGGTGATAAGACCATCGATGAGCAAAATATCGATTTATTAATTGAGGCATTGCGTCACCTTTCCAAAATGCCTATAAAAGCCGTAACGGCTGTCGTAGATGATTCAGAAGTATTTTTCCGTGACAGCACTTTGCTGGCTCACTTTGTTCAATATCTCTATGATTTTTGGATTGGCTTTGAGAGATTTACCATTTGCGAAGCAGAAGGAGAAATCTTTGACAAACGCTTATCCAATCAGTTTAGCCGCTCTGTTGATAGACTGAACGGCCTTATCCAAAAAGCTTATCAAGACATAGAAGATAATATTTCTATGAACTATGTGCGCATTCACCGGCAAGTGATTGCGGGAGGCGATATCTCTGCTGTTGGTATGCGTAAAGAAATTCCCTACCCTGAGCTATACAAAGATTTGAATCGTATCCAGATTATTCGAAAAGTCCTTTTGTACCCACCCCTTGTGCTTGACCCGTCCATGAATAAGCGTACGGGACAATTTATCAAAATTGATCAAAATCCAATGAAACACTGCCAGCTCAATCCTGATGAGTGGCTATGCTATCCTGCGAAAGTCGGCCCATTGCTCATTAACATTTATTTTCATGAAACATTTATCGATCTAGGCCTTTCTCTATGCAATCTTTTTGACCTCGCCAATCCAGAAGAGCTAAAAAGAAAGCCTGATGCCGTTTACTTGTTTGGTGTTCCTGACGACTCTCTTGATGGTCTCGCATCTTTTCCCACCGTCTTTTATGACGACGAGGAAAACGATATGCTTGTTGCCGCAATTCCCAATCGTCAGCAATTTGGCTACTTTGGCTACTTAAAGAAAATGGTGCTTACACTTCATAACATCAAAATGATGAAACAAGGAAAATGGCCTTTTCACGGTGCTCTGGTACGAATTACATTGAAAGATGGCAAATCAGCTACAATTCTTATGATTGGCGATACAGGCGCTGGTAAATCAGAAACGCTAGAAGCTTTTCGAGTCATTGGTGGAGAAGAAATAGGAGAAATGCTTATCATCGCTGATGATATGGGCTCTTTACAAATTGATGAGCAAGAAGGTATTTTGGGTTACGGGACCGAGATTGGCGCCTTCCTACGTATTGACGACTTGCAATCGGGCTATGCTTTTGGGCAACTGCATCGGTCAATTATTATGAGCGCCGGTCGAGTGAATGCTCGAATCGTTATTCCTGTAACAGACTTCAAAAGTGTTATCAGTGGTCACCAGATTGACTTTATCCTATATTGCAACAATTACGACGAAGTGGACGAAGATCGTCCTTTGCTAGAACCTTTTTCCACTGCAGAAGAAGCTTTAGACGTCTTTCGAAAAGGTGCTGTTATGAGCAAAGGGACGACCACCTCCAGTGGCCTTGTCTACAACTACTTTGGAAACATCTTCGGACCTGTTCAGTATAAAAAGATGCATGATGAACTGGCTGAAAAATATTTCGCCGCTTTTTTCGAGAAAGGCGTCTATGTAGGACAACTGCGAACCCGACTGGGCTTACCAGGTTGGGAGTTCAAAGGTCCTGAAGAAGCAGCTCGTGAATTGGCCAAACAAATACGTAACCGCTGA